In a single window of the Elaeis guineensis isolate ETL-2024a chromosome 4, EG11, whole genome shotgun sequence genome:
- the LOC105043892 gene encoding uncharacterized protein isoform X1: MRPPALHWARKRSCCSFSFLTYLLPGPIAYAASSCSLRPPAPAWSSRTNSLATGNLSSCPSIPIGSPSSGSIGWIFINVLEGPILEQVLHQPALDRDALSGVRLNHGYWEHRQSMSCLPTATSVVIIRYVSSKFLVRTQITKTFVFRMLEGDLHLFSVSSYCK, from the exons ATGCGGCCGCCGGCCTTGCACTGGGCGCGCAAGCGATCGTGCTGCAGCTTCTCTTTTCTTACGTATCTTCTGCCGGGCCCGATCGCCTACGCCGCCAGCAGCTGCAGTCTCCGCCCGCCGGCGCCTGCATGGTCCTCCAGGACGAACTCCTTAGCAACAGGTAACTTGTCCTCCTGCCCTTCCATTCCGATCGGCTCTCCGTCCTCCGGTTCGATCGGATGGATCTTTATTAATGTTCTTGAAGGCCCTATATTAGAGCAGGTACTACACCAGCCGGCTCTGGATCGGGACGCCCTCTCAGGAGTTCGCCTTAATCATGGATACTGGGAGCACCGTCAAAGTATGTCCTGTCTTCCAACTGCGACCAGTGTGGTGATTATCAG ATACGTCTCAAGCAAATTCCTGGTGCGGACCCAAATTACAAAGACATTTGTTTTTCGAATGCTGGAAG GTGACCTACATTTGTTCTCTGTTTCATCTTATTGCAAATGA
- the LOC105043826 gene encoding uncharacterized protein isoform X1, with amino-acid sequence MATSSVRWHHPLFLHPKAHPSLAPILPGRHHAAAPVQAFRRSDLDGFARRVASGEALRDAWRSANDGFELFVFEARRTAERLDRRFSVSQRVGSAARAATSRARELDHELGIGRRWRSFSMDFARNWPRYRKELSNFIETPIGRGFVTIFFLWFALSGWMFRFIILATWVLPFAAPLLIGAFANNFAIEGACPACKRRFVGYRNQVIRCTSCRNIVWQPRDDFSRGRGESSAKTSEPDIIDIEIEEK; translated from the exons ATGGCGACGTCGAGCGTGCGATGGCATCACCCCCTCTTCCTCCATCCCAAGGCCCATCCCTCGCTGGCGCCGATCCTCCCCGGCCGCCACCACGCCGCCGCCCCCGTCCAGGCCTTCCGCCGCAGCGACCTCGACGGCTTCGCCAGGCGCGTCGCCTCCGGCGAGGCCCTGCGGGACGCCTGGCGGAGCGCCAACGACGGATTCGAGCTTTTCGTCTTCGAGGCCCGCCGGACCGCGGAGCGACTCGACCGCCGCTTCTCTGTCTCCCAGCGCGTAGGCTCCGCCGCACGCGCCGCCACATCCCGAGCCCGGGAACTCGACCACGAGCTTGGGATCGGCAGGCGATGGCGCTCCTTCTCCATGGATTTCGCTAGAAACTGGCCTAGG TACAGGAAAGAGCTGAGTAATTTTATTGAGACACCTATCGGCAGAGGTTTTGTT ACAATCTTCTTTCTTTGGTTTGCATTATCTGGCTGGATGTTCAggttcatcattttagctacttGGGTGCTACCATTTGCTGCTCCTCTTCTTATTGGGGCTTTTGCAAATAACTTTGCTATTGAG GGTGCTTGCCCAGCTTGTAAGAGGCGGTTCGTAGGCTACCGCAACCAGGTCATCCGTTGCACAAGCTGCAGGAACATTGTATGGCAACCGAGGGATGACTTCTCAAGAGGAAGAGGTGAATCTTCAGCAAAAACATCTGAGCCTGACATCATAGATATTGAGATTGAGGAGAAATGA
- the LOC105043892 gene encoding uncharacterized protein isoform X4: MRPPALHWARKRSCCSFSFLTYLLPGPIAYAASSCSLRPPAPAWSSRTNSLATGPILEQVLHQPALDRDALSGVRLNHGYWEHRQSMSCLPTATSVVIIRYVSSKFLVRTQITKTFVFRMLEGDLHLFSVSSYCK; the protein is encoded by the exons ATGCGGCCGCCGGCCTTGCACTGGGCGCGCAAGCGATCGTGCTGCAGCTTCTCTTTTCTTACGTATCTTCTGCCGGGCCCGATCGCCTACGCCGCCAGCAGCTGCAGTCTCCGCCCGCCGGCGCCTGCATGGTCCTCCAGGACGAACTCCTTAGCAACAG GCCCTATATTAGAGCAGGTACTACACCAGCCGGCTCTGGATCGGGACGCCCTCTCAGGAGTTCGCCTTAATCATGGATACTGGGAGCACCGTCAAAGTATGTCCTGTCTTCCAACTGCGACCAGTGTGGTGATTATCAG ATACGTCTCAAGCAAATTCCTGGTGCGGACCCAAATTACAAAGACATTTGTTTTTCGAATGCTGGAAG GTGACCTACATTTGTTCTCTGTTTCATCTTATTGCAAATGA
- the LOC105043824 gene encoding expansin-like B1, which produces MALSSQHLLLLLLFSLLLFQSLASATTCSNCFTQSKAAYYPNSDKEGTENGACGYGSFGATLNGGDVSAASNLYRNGVGCGACYQVRCTNSNYCSTNGVTIVITDSGASDNTDFILSQHAFAEMGQTADAGASLLALGWVGIEYRRVSCSYPNKNITFKIDESSNFPYYLAFEIWYLQGNQDITAVQLCETVNFTCKLLERSHGAVWAVVSPPSGPLSVRMLLSGGDDGDDAWLVPTNNISQNWTAGAIYDSGVQVE; this is translated from the exons ATGGCTCTCTCCTCCcaacacctcctcctcctcctcctcttctccctgcTCTTATTCCAATCTCTGGCCTCAGCAACTACATGCAGCAACTGCTTCACCCAATCGAAGGCAGCTTACTACCCAAACTCTGACAAAGAGGGAACAGAGA ATGGGGCATGTGGTTATGGCTCATTTGGTGCAACACTCAATGGTGGGGATGTCTCAGCTGCATCCAATCTTTATAGGAATGGTGTAGGATGTGGTGCCTGCTATCAG GTAAGATGTACCAATAGTAACTACTGCTCAACCAATGGCGTAACGATCGTGATCACAGACTCAGGAGCGAGCGACAACACCGACTTCATTCTTAGCCAACATGCTTTTGCTGAGATGGGTCAGACTGCTGACGCAGGTGCCTCTCTATTAGCTCTTGGCTGGGTCGGCATCGAGTACCGGAG AGTTTCTTGCAGCTACCCAAATAAGAACATCACTTTCAAGATTGATGAGAGCAGCAACTTCCCATACTACTTGGCCTTTGAAATATGGTATCTGCAAGGAAATCAGGACATTACTGCTGTTCAGTTATGTGAG ACTGTGAATTTCACATGCAAGCTATTGGAGAGGAGCCATGGAGCCGTGTGGGCGGTGGTCTCTCCCCCAAGTGGACCTCTGTCTGTAAGGATGCTACTGAGCGGAGGAGATGATGGAGATGACGCATGGCTGGTGCCAACAAACAATATATCACAAAACTGGACGGCTGGAGCAATCTATGATTCAGGAGTACAAGTGGAATAG
- the LOC105043892 gene encoding uncharacterized protein isoform X5 yields the protein MRPPALHWARKRSCCSFSFLTYLLPGPIAYAASSCSLRPPAPAWSSRTNSLATEQVLHQPALDRDALSGVRLNHGYWEHRQSMSCLPTATSVVIIRYVSSKFLVRTQITKTFVFRMLEGDLHLFSVSSYCK from the exons ATGCGGCCGCCGGCCTTGCACTGGGCGCGCAAGCGATCGTGCTGCAGCTTCTCTTTTCTTACGTATCTTCTGCCGGGCCCGATCGCCTACGCCGCCAGCAGCTGCAGTCTCCGCCCGCCGGCGCCTGCATGGTCCTCCAGGACGAACTCCTTAGCAACAG AGCAGGTACTACACCAGCCGGCTCTGGATCGGGACGCCCTCTCAGGAGTTCGCCTTAATCATGGATACTGGGAGCACCGTCAAAGTATGTCCTGTCTTCCAACTGCGACCAGTGTGGTGATTATCAG ATACGTCTCAAGCAAATTCCTGGTGCGGACCCAAATTACAAAGACATTTGTTTTTCGAATGCTGGAAG GTGACCTACATTTGTTCTCTGTTTCATCTTATTGCAAATGA
- the LOC105043892 gene encoding uncharacterized protein isoform X3 has translation METMLLHLVVFLFKKSDRTPRACRAITMAPARDRLTFASSLLALLILRLLATDAAAGLALGAQAIVLQLLFSYVSSAGPDRLRRQQLQSPPAGACMVLQDELLSNRYVSSKFLVRTQITKTFVFRMLEGDLHLFSVSSYCK, from the exons ATGGAAACTATGCTCCTCCATCTCGTCGTATTTCTTTTCAAGAAGAGCGACAGAACCCCACGCGCTTGCCGGGCTATAACGATGGCGCCCGCGCGGGATCGGCTCACATTCGCCTCCTCCCTCCTCGCCCTCCTCATCCTTCGTCTTCTCGCCACCGATGCGGCCGCCGGCCTTGCACTGGGCGCGCAAGCGATCGTGCTGCAGCTTCTCTTTTCTTACGTATCTTCTGCCGGGCCCGATCGCCTACGCCGCCAGCAGCTGCAGTCTCCGCCCGCCGGCGCCTGCATGGTCCTCCAGGACGAACTCCTTAGCAACAG ATACGTCTCAAGCAAATTCCTGGTGCGGACCCAAATTACAAAGACATTTGTTTTTCGAATGCTGGAAG GTGACCTACATTTGTTCTCTGTTTCATCTTATTGCAAATGA
- the LOC105043826 gene encoding uncharacterized protein isoform X2, with product MATSSVRWHHPLFLHPKAHPSLAPILPGRHHAAAPVQAFRRSDLDGFARRVASGEALRDAWRSANDGFELFVFEARRTAERLDRRFSVSQRVGSAARAATSRARELDHELGIGRRWRSFSMDFARNWPRYRKELSNFIETPIGRGFVTIFFLWFALSGWMFRFIILATWVLPFAAPLLIGAFANNFAIEPQGAAATSRFITSS from the exons ATGGCGACGTCGAGCGTGCGATGGCATCACCCCCTCTTCCTCCATCCCAAGGCCCATCCCTCGCTGGCGCCGATCCTCCCCGGCCGCCACCACGCCGCCGCCCCCGTCCAGGCCTTCCGCCGCAGCGACCTCGACGGCTTCGCCAGGCGCGTCGCCTCCGGCGAGGCCCTGCGGGACGCCTGGCGGAGCGCCAACGACGGATTCGAGCTTTTCGTCTTCGAGGCCCGCCGGACCGCGGAGCGACTCGACCGCCGCTTCTCTGTCTCCCAGCGCGTAGGCTCCGCCGCACGCGCCGCCACATCCCGAGCCCGGGAACTCGACCACGAGCTTGGGATCGGCAGGCGATGGCGCTCCTTCTCCATGGATTTCGCTAGAAACTGGCCTAGG TACAGGAAAGAGCTGAGTAATTTTATTGAGACACCTATCGGCAGAGGTTTTGTT ACAATCTTCTTTCTTTGGTTTGCATTATCTGGCTGGATGTTCAggttcatcattttagctacttGGGTGCTACCATTTGCTGCTCCTCTTCTTATTGGGGCTTTTGCAAATAACTTTGCTATTGAG CCCCAGGGTGCTGCTGCCACCTCAAGATTCATTACTTCATCATGA
- the LOC105043892 gene encoding uncharacterized protein isoform X2 — MRPPALHWARKRSCCSFSFLTYLLPGPIAYAASSCSLRPPAPAWSSRTNSLATDTSQANSWCGPKLQRHLFFECWKVISTNRRMDVCDNNLFPIRSKITLLLGVCPMMPLNSQRPDGIWQTKAVSSPENCLVLVTYICSLFHLIANEALKGP, encoded by the exons ATGCGGCCGCCGGCCTTGCACTGGGCGCGCAAGCGATCGTGCTGCAGCTTCTCTTTTCTTACGTATCTTCTGCCGGGCCCGATCGCCTACGCCGCCAGCAGCTGCAGTCTCCGCCCGCCGGCGCCTGCATGGTCCTCCAGGACGAACTCCTTAGCAACAG ATACGTCTCAAGCAAATTCCTGGTGCGGACCCAAATTACAAAGACATTTGTTTTTCGAATGCTGGAAGGTAATATCCACAAACCGAAGAATGGATGTTTGTGACAACAATTTGTTTcctattagatcaaaaattacaCTTTTGCTTGGAGTGTGTCCAATGATGCCTCTGAACTCTCAAAGACCTGATGGTATCTGGCAAACAAAAGCTGTCTCTTCTCCTGAAAATTGCTTGGTTCTG GTGACCTACATTTGTTCTCTGTTTCATCTTATTGCAAATGAAGCACTCAAAGGTCCATGA